One stretch of Bacteroidota bacterium DNA includes these proteins:
- a CDS encoding glycosyltransferase, with protein sequence MNNIINVILIVTLVIYVIQIVRWTIGLFRLHDSVNLNEYSVDVLIAARNEEEGISKCIESLLNQDYPSTKYRITIIDDNSNDNTAHIVENYCLRYPDRITLLKVTDEPHNISPKINALSYATSKTSNEIILTTDADCFVTENWISTIVSTMSDSIGAVTGLTKYRNNANIPQMLFGIQYLDYISLNSVSAGSIGIGSPNTANGCNMAFRRKAFEDVKGFSAFRTINSGYDSFLVQKIVATEKWEAKYISDPTSFVTTNPVNTWMKFLNQRMRWSAQTTKYRWTMQIFMISTFILYCFLAITLPLTLFVNNILPLYVFAIKAAIDFIILYIFTTKYKINNLLRYYIPAMVIHIPFTIAAVFGGYFTRYDWKERKLGRQL encoded by the coding sequence ATGAATAATATTATCAATGTAATACTTATTGTCACTCTTGTAATATATGTAATCCAAATAGTACGGTGGACAATTGGATTATTTAGATTGCATGATTCGGTGAATCTAAATGAATACTCTGTTGATGTGTTAATTGCAGCACGGAATGAAGAAGAGGGGATATCCAAATGTATCGAATCCCTTCTCAATCAAGATTATCCAAGTACAAAATATCGAATTACGATAATCGATGACAACTCAAACGATAATACTGCGCACATTGTAGAAAATTACTGCTTACGCTATCCGGATAGAATAACACTATTAAAAGTAACGGACGAGCCGCATAATATCTCCCCAAAAATAAATGCATTATCGTATGCTACTTCAAAAACATCAAATGAAATAATTCTTACCACCGACGCAGATTGTTTTGTCACAGAAAATTGGATCTCCACTATCGTTTCAACCATGTCCGATTCAATTGGTGCGGTAACTGGATTGACGAAGTATCGAAATAATGCAAATATTCCCCAAATGCTTTTTGGAATACAATACCTTGATTATATCTCTCTTAACTCAGTCAGTGCAGGATCTATCGGCATTGGAAGTCCGAATACTGCGAATGGCTGTAACATGGCTTTTCGAAGAAAGGCGTTTGAAGATGTCAAAGGGTTCTCAGCGTTCCGTACTATTAACTCCGGTTATGATTCTTTTCTTGTCCAAAAGATTGTTGCGACAGAAAAATGGGAAGCAAAATATATCTCCGACCCAACATCTTTCGTCACAACAAATCCTGTTAATACGTGGATGAAGTTCCTGAATCAGCGCATGCGTTGGTCTGCACAGACAACAAAATATCGTTGGACGATGCAAATATTTATGATCAGCACATTTATTCTTTATTGTTTTCTTGCCATTACACTTCCGCTGACATTATTTGTAAACAATATTTTGCCCCTGTATGTTTTTGCGATTAAAGCGGCAATTGATTTTATCATACTGTATATATTTACAACGAAATATAAAATAAATAATCTACTGCGATATTACATTCCTGCAATGGTAATACATATCCCTTTCACAATCGCTGCAGTTTTTGGAGGATATTTTACTCGATATGATTGGAAAGAAAGAAAACTCGGACGTCAATTATGA
- a CDS encoding metallophosphoesterase — MAKIIFPNPAELRGPGFWLQPKNWLAARRKYTRLDYSGEWRKTFGEPNPADRSVPFTNLLQEGKNVSEGFRFIVVGDTGEGDNSQYSLIPLFRTLQPDFMIINGDIAYPAARMDSMDRDTNDFIAGFFEPYRNLQCTIWSTPGDHEYFSPHKGKEYYHLFCTHRFDRLWERYGLRHVPQPGTFWELRDNSGASNLVVLGLDTGMKANMDDSNDWWQIWKRHIEPDHEQHDWLDGRLKEATKANASVIVLFHIPALLEENHKEKYLTTLHKIIAQYKCIRLVVCGHEHNFQYYSPDTFQRYLTTEHLRNNGTAVSAPHYAIAGGGGAYLESTDYKTGSYQSIRYPDAKLWSDISSRGRKIIAALNMQKTLMHDITESFVRSAVEDGDLSMYLSFLMIDVKTNPLTKKMETKVTPVFLDDLNTLFAHLSDETTVDVTMANPPIDPTALQDCIKTNLAFQL; from the coding sequence ATGGCTAAGATCATATTTCCTAATCCAGCAGAACTCCGCGGTCCCGGATTTTGGCTGCAACCAAAGAATTGGTTGGCAGCACGTCGAAAATATACGCGTCTTGATTATTCCGGAGAATGGAGAAAAACGTTTGGAGAGCCTAATCCTGCCGATAGATCTGTTCCCTTTACGAATCTATTACAAGAAGGGAAAAACGTTTCCGAAGGGTTTCGTTTTATTGTCGTGGGAGATACCGGAGAAGGAGACAATTCACAATATTCACTAATACCCCTCTTCCGCACCCTACAGCCGGATTTCATGATCATTAACGGAGATATTGCGTATCCCGCAGCAAGAATGGACTCAATGGACCGTGATACAAACGACTTTATTGCCGGTTTTTTTGAGCCATACCGGAACCTTCAATGTACCATCTGGTCGACTCCCGGCGATCATGAATATTTTTCTCCTCATAAGGGGAAAGAGTATTACCATCTTTTTTGCACTCACCGCTTTGATCGCTTGTGGGAACGGTACGGATTGCGTCATGTGCCCCAGCCCGGAACCTTTTGGGAGTTGCGCGATAATTCTGGCGCCAGCAATCTGGTTGTGCTCGGTCTCGATACGGGGATGAAAGCCAATATGGACGACAGTAATGACTGGTGGCAAATTTGGAAACGACACATTGAACCTGATCACGAACAGCACGATTGGCTTGATGGCAGATTAAAAGAGGCAACCAAAGCAAACGCGTCGGTAATAGTCCTCTTTCACATTCCAGCCCTTTTAGAGGAAAATCACAAGGAAAAATATTTGACCACTCTGCATAAAATAATAGCACAGTACAAATGCATCCGATTAGTTGTGTGCGGTCACGAACATAACTTTCAATATTATTCGCCGGATACGTTTCAGAGATATTTAACGACTGAGCATTTGCGAAATAATGGAACAGCTGTATCAGCACCTCACTATGCCATTGCCGGAGGTGGAGGTGCCTATCTGGAAAGTACCGATTATAAAACAGGCAGCTATCAAAGCATCCGTTATCCCGATGCTAAATTGTGGTCTGATATTTCATCTCGAGGAAGGAAAATTATTGCAGCATTGAACATGCAGAAAACCCTAATGCATGATATTACCGAGAGCTTTGTCCGTTCTGCCGTAGAAGACGGAGATCTGTCGATGTATTTAAGTTTTTTAATGATTGATGTGAAAACAAATCCTCTGACAAAAAAAATGGAGACGAAAGTAACGCCTGTTTTTTTGGACGATTTAAATACACTCTTCGCCCATCTTTCTGATGAAACGACTGTAGATGTCACGATGGCGAATCCGCCCATCGATCCCACTGCACTGCAGGATTGCATTAAAACTAATCTAGCATTTCAATTGTGA
- a CDS encoding SIR2 family protein gives MKLKEKEDLLKNAFETVQKCFQSFPVIVLGSGHSCGYKIPGMGLLSDFLIKEVEKEVLDKDKKVWETLEQKIKSTDLESSLQELQISQELSNLIIEKTWKYIYPFDRKVLTKVILNPSYLSLSKLYKHLFNSTRTRIQVITPNYDCLAEYAADAVGYAWSTGFGNGYIGNNYSNSKLQFYKNSSLLRTIDIWKVHGSLDWFASKDGSVYYLPAVTKNPKKYSNVIVTPGIEKYKRTHEEPFRSILSGADHAIESGESFICIGYGFNDEHIQPKLISKCKKEDKHIVVITKQMTKAAQTVLLKGGCKNFVVFEEYSKGTKMYSPKYLAGIEIPGINLWSLGELLAKVI, from the coding sequence ATGAAATTGAAAGAAAAAGAAGATTTACTTAAAAATGCATTCGAGACAGTACAAAAATGTTTCCAGTCATTTCCTGTAATTGTATTGGGTAGTGGGCATTCCTGCGGATATAAAATTCCCGGGATGGGACTTCTTTCAGATTTTCTTATTAAAGAAGTCGAAAAAGAGGTTCTTGATAAAGATAAGAAAGTATGGGAAACTCTTGAACAGAAAATTAAATCAACAGATTTGGAATCATCTTTACAAGAATTACAAATAAGTCAAGAATTATCAAATTTAATTATTGAAAAAACATGGAAATATATATACCCGTTTGATCGAAAAGTTTTAACTAAAGTTATTTTAAATCCCAGTTATTTGTCATTATCTAAACTCTATAAGCATCTTTTTAATAGCACTCGAACACGAATTCAGGTAATTACTCCAAATTATGATTGTCTTGCTGAATATGCAGCAGATGCAGTAGGCTATGCTTGGTCAACAGGATTTGGAAATGGTTATATCGGAAATAACTACAGTAACAGTAAACTTCAGTTTTATAAAAATAGTAGCTTATTAAGAACAATAGATATTTGGAAGGTTCACGGTTCCTTAGATTGGTTCGCTTCGAAAGATGGTTCCGTGTATTATTTACCAGCAGTGACAAAAAATCCAAAAAAATATTCTAATGTAATTGTAACACCAGGCATCGAAAAATATAAAAGAACCCACGAAGAACCATTTAGGTCAATATTATCTGGGGCTGATCATGCGATTGAATCTGGTGAGAGCTTTATATGCATTGGGTATGGATTTAACGACGAGCATATTCAGCCTAAATTAATTTCGAAATGTAAAAAAGAAGATAAACATATTGTTGTAATTACTAAACAAATGACAAAGGCAGCACAAACAGTTTTATTAAAAGGTGGATGTAAAAACTTTGTTGTTTTCGAAGAATATAGTAAGGGCACTAAAATGTATTCTCCAAAGTATTTAGCTGGGATTGAAATTCCTGGTATAAATCTATGGAGCCTTGGTGAACTTCTGGCAAAAGTAATTTAA
- a CDS encoding ATP-binding protein, which translates to MQIFKYKDEESLGAVSSVDTGTVIIKVADIERLRRMQVNRLVVLQSSKPGQHLIGLVQKITRNSSDKDQSGQIEVDELELGSLQPQLNLVRAVLIGTLIDKIGKKENVFRRTLETVPEIDAKCFAVEGDVLTSFMRVISNVAGEGQKLSLGQYTLDESADAFLNGNKFFQRHAVIVGSTGSGKSWTTARVIEQAAELPSVNALVFDVHGEYGPMKSDGIKHYRIAGPSDLGSGKSLDDGIMYLPFWLLGYEALISMLVDRTDQNAPNQSMIISRTVVQLKKKYLEEKKQKDILDNFTIDSPVPFSLEELLEELNRLNTEMVTGSRGEKQGDFYGKLSRMIARLENKLTDRRLGFLFQVPEDASQLKWLDNLSRMMFSGTSLQKNKKGGIKIINFSEVPSDILPLIVSLIGRIAFSLQQWTVLEKRHPMALFCDEAHIYIPERSEGDSSNEIAVRIFEKIAKEGRKYGVGLVVISQRPSEVNHTVLSQCNNLVSMRLTNAEDQSVVKRLLPDSLGGFSDILPVLDTGEALVVGDASLLPSRIRIKEPNSKPNSGTVDFWDKWAEKKYDDGINDAVIAWRKQNIQ; encoded by the coding sequence ATGCAAATATTTAAATATAAAGATGAAGAATCTCTTGGTGCAGTATCATCAGTCGATACAGGAACAGTAATAATTAAAGTGGCCGATATCGAAAGACTTCGACGGATGCAGGTAAATCGACTTGTAGTATTACAAAGTAGTAAACCTGGACAACATTTAATTGGACTTGTCCAAAAAATCACTAGGAACAGCTCAGATAAGGATCAATCGGGTCAAATTGAAGTGGATGAACTTGAATTAGGTTCATTACAACCACAATTGAATTTGGTAAGAGCAGTTTTAATAGGAACACTAATTGATAAAATTGGAAAAAAAGAAAATGTTTTTAGAAGGACTCTTGAAACAGTTCCTGAAATAGATGCAAAGTGCTTTGCTGTCGAAGGTGACGTCCTGACTTCTTTTATGAGAGTTATTTCAAATGTTGCTGGAGAAGGGCAAAAACTTTCGTTGGGACAATACACCCTAGATGAAAGTGCGGATGCTTTTTTAAATGGTAATAAGTTCTTTCAGCGACATGCAGTAATAGTTGGAAGTACGGGTTCTGGGAAGTCTTGGACTACGGCGAGGGTAATTGAACAGGCGGCAGAATTACCAAGTGTAAATGCATTAGTATTTGATGTTCATGGAGAGTATGGACCAATGAAATCAGACGGAATTAAACACTATCGAATAGCAGGTCCTAGTGATCTTGGAAGTGGTAAGAGTTTAGATGACGGAATAATGTATCTTCCTTTTTGGCTTCTGGGATATGAAGCTTTGATTTCAATGTTGGTTGATCGAACAGATCAAAATGCACCAAATCAGTCAATGATTATTTCGAGAACTGTTGTCCAATTAAAAAAGAAATATTTAGAAGAAAAAAAACAAAAAGATATTCTTGATAATTTTACGATTGATAGCCCCGTTCCTTTTTCTCTAGAAGAATTGTTGGAAGAACTTAATCGATTAAATACTGAAATGGTAACTGGTTCGAGAGGCGAAAAACAAGGGGATTTTTATGGAAAATTGAGTCGGATGATTGCAAGGCTTGAAAATAAATTAACTGACAGACGTTTGGGTTTTCTTTTTCAAGTTCCCGAAGATGCATCTCAACTTAAATGGTTGGATAATTTATCAAGAATGATGTTTTCTGGAACTAGTCTACAAAAAAACAAAAAAGGAGGTATAAAAATTATAAATTTTTCTGAAGTCCCATCTGATATTTTACCACTTATAGTGAGCTTAATTGGTAGGATTGCGTTTTCTTTACAACAATGGACTGTTCTAGAAAAACGACACCCTATGGCACTATTTTGTGATGAAGCACATATTTATATTCCCGAGAGATCTGAAGGAGATTCGTCAAATGAAATTGCGGTGAGAATCTTTGAAAAGATTGCCAAAGAAGGGCGTAAGTATGGAGTAGGTCTTGTTGTAATTAGCCAACGCCCCTCTGAAGTTAATCATACTGTTTTAAGTCAATGCAATAATTTAGTTTCAATGAGATTAACGAATGCTGAGGATCAATCTGTCGTAAAACGTCTATTACCTGATAGTCTTGGCGGATTTAGTGATATTTTGCCAGTGCTTGATACAGGGGAGGCTTTAGTTGTTGGTGATGCTAGTTTGCTTCCAAGCAGAATAAGAATTAAAGAACCAAATTCTAAACCAAATAGTGGTACTGTGGACTTTTGGGATAAGTGGGCAGAAAAAAAATATGATGATGGCATTAATGACGCAGTTATTGCTTGGAGAAAACAAAATATTCAATGA
- a CDS encoding type II secretion system F family protein has protein sequence MAYKDFTLENSTAKTPILTSFFTSSQIFSSVSIRQKLDFCTQLSFMLGAKISIQRALEIFIHQCQHPGMKNIASDILAEVKRGNPFYKGLAKHPKTFDSLFITTAEVGEESGKLSEVLADLAKYLERVVEFQKKIQQALMYPALVILVAISAILFLLLFIVPSFEEMFKNFQVQPPLITQIIVALSNFLTENIFTIIILGIVSVLTLVWFGGNDTVKKKAQSLSFSLPYIKKILLLITVARFCRTLGTLLQAQVSLMDSLKITERIFTNEKVKSEIQSITKKIRLGKNISSSVVSSSLFPPMVSQMIAVGEETSDLDKMLLHVAEYYEKEMERIVDTISTLLEPIIILILGVFVGGILIAMYLPMFEIMNVVN, from the coding sequence ATGGCGTATAAAGACTTTACCCTGGAAAATAGCACTGCGAAAACACCTATATTAACATCTTTTTTCACCTCTTCCCAAATCTTCTCATCAGTTTCTATTCGGCAAAAATTGGATTTTTGCACCCAATTATCATTTATGCTTGGGGCAAAAATATCCATTCAACGGGCTCTGGAAATTTTTATTCATCAATGCCAGCATCCGGGGATGAAGAACATCGCCTCCGATATCTTAGCAGAGGTGAAGCGGGGGAATCCGTTTTACAAAGGATTAGCGAAACATCCAAAAACGTTTGATAGTCTCTTCATCACAACGGCTGAAGTCGGTGAAGAGAGCGGGAAATTGAGTGAAGTATTAGCAGATTTGGCAAAGTATCTTGAAAGAGTGGTAGAGTTTCAGAAAAAGATTCAGCAAGCGTTAATGTATCCGGCGCTGGTTATTCTCGTAGCTATTTCCGCCATTCTGTTTTTGCTCCTCTTTATTGTCCCTTCATTTGAAGAGATGTTTAAGAATTTTCAGGTCCAACCCCCTCTCATAACTCAAATTATTGTTGCTCTCTCCAATTTCCTGACAGAGAATATTTTTACCATCATTATCCTTGGTATCGTCAGTGTTTTAACCTTGGTTTGGTTCGGAGGAAATGATACGGTAAAGAAGAAAGCTCAGTCCTTAAGTTTTTCGCTTCCGTACATCAAGAAGATATTATTGCTCATCACTGTGGCAAGATTTTGTAGAACGCTTGGGACTTTATTGCAAGCGCAGGTTTCATTGATGGACTCATTAAAAATTACGGAGAGAATATTTACCAACGAAAAAGTGAAATCGGAAATTCAAAGTATCACAAAAAAGATACGGTTGGGAAAAAACATTTCATCGTCTGTTGTGAGTTCTTCACTATTTCCGCCAATGGTATCACAAATGATAGCAGTAGGAGAGGAGACAAGCGATCTTGATAAAATGCTCCTCCACGTTGCAGAATATTATGAAAAAGAAATGGAACGAATTGTCGATACCATCTCAACGCTTCTTGAACCGATCATTATCCTAATTTTAGGTGTGTTTGTGGGAGGGATATTGATTGCAATGTACCTGCCAATGTTTGAGATTATGAATGTGGTGAACTGA
- a CDS encoding NUDIX hydrolase, with protein MIKEFYFAQKAFITNEGRLLLIKKSEADPNQANKWEVPGGRMKFGENLEEHIKREVKEEVGIDIKVAEPFYLWQWIIQRKNKEGVDLQMQIVAAASLCYANTTEISFSKHEEDDYISEYAWVLFEEINKYDVIENMKPVIKKFIEINTHRHEINDTE; from the coding sequence ATGATCAAAGAATTTTATTTTGCCCAAAAAGCATTTATAACTAATGAAGGAAGATTATTATTGATTAAAAAATCTGAGGCAGATCCAAATCAGGCTAATAAATGGGAAGTGCCGGGTGGTCGGATGAAATTCGGTGAAAACCTTGAAGAGCACATTAAAAGAGAAGTCAAGGAGGAAGTGGGAATTGATATAAAAGTAGCAGAACCGTTCTATTTGTGGCAATGGATAATTCAAAGAAAAAACAAAGAAGGCGTGGATTTACAGATGCAGATAGTAGCAGCTGCAAGTCTGTGCTATGCCAATACAACAGAAATATCTTTTTCAAAACATGAGGAAGATGATTATATATCCGAGTATGCGTGGGTGCTGTTTGAAGAAATAAATAAGTATGATGTTATTGAGAATATGAAGCCAGTAATTAAAAAATTTATTGAAATAAACACACATCGACATGAAATAAATGATACCGAATAA
- a CDS encoding alpha/beta hydrolase, whose amino-acid sequence MSSNHTAQIGILHGINTLGYFSYKNPTTLIIFVHGFGGSTQTTWSTFPSLSLQDSKCKKSDILIYGYDTFRGQAGDHAAELYHFINLAVAPLKNNILPADQHLPERKYKRIIFVAHSLGAVLARQAQLLAYIDKRKWVNKSMLVLFAPAHHGTDITSLVKEALSGVNKLISLFGLLNFPILNDLDAKDGGILNSIKTQTESLQNKGKANFTKAKLVVHAKGDKVVKSYQYLLDKPAEIIKNKNHISVCKPDVQYLKPFELLKSIL is encoded by the coding sequence ATGAGTTCAAATCATACTGCACAGATTGGCATACTTCACGGCATAAATACACTAGGATATTTTAGTTATAAAAATCCGACTACGTTGATAATCTTTGTTCATGGATTCGGAGGAAGTACGCAGACAACATGGAGTACATTTCCTTCATTGTCGCTCCAGGATAGTAAATGTAAAAAATCTGATATCCTAATCTACGGGTATGATACATTTCGGGGTCAGGCTGGAGATCATGCTGCCGAATTGTATCATTTTATCAATCTTGCTGTTGCTCCATTGAAAAATAACATTTTACCTGCGGATCAACATCTGCCAGAGCGAAAGTATAAACGAATTATTTTTGTCGCTCATTCATTGGGAGCTGTATTAGCACGACAAGCTCAGTTGCTTGCATATATCGATAAAAGAAAGTGGGTGAACAAATCGATGCTGGTGTTATTTGCACCGGCGCATCATGGAACAGACATTACATCATTAGTTAAAGAAGCTTTATCGGGAGTAAATAAATTGATTAGCCTATTCGGGTTATTAAATTTCCCCATATTAAACGATTTAGATGCAAAAGATGGTGGAATTCTTAACTCCATAAAAACGCAAACAGAATCATTGCAGAACAAAGGAAAAGCTAATTTTACTAAAGCGAAGTTAGTTGTTCATGCAAAAGGGGATAAAGTGGTAAAAAGTTATCAATACTTACTGGATAAACCGGCTGAGATCATAAAAAATAAAAATCATATTAGCGTATGTAAACCCGACGTGCAATACCTCAAACCATTCGAATTGCTTAAATCAATCTTATAA
- a CDS encoding prepilin-type N-terminal cleavage/methylation domain-containing protein — MRKNSLKGESGYTLVETLVAMSIFVLVLSVFFTFFVKILFNEKIMEQKKGLLLGQSNLILQSEDLVLQDSRAIIDNMIVDKHYVKDGRLVTLVVSVQKRDDNKEIVKLSKSFLIGK; from the coding sequence ATGAGAAAAAATTCTTTAAAAGGTGAGTCAGGTTATACACTGGTGGAAACACTTGTTGCGATGTCAATTTTTGTTCTGGTGTTGTCTGTGTTCTTCACATTTTTCGTAAAGATATTATTTAATGAAAAAATCATGGAACAAAAAAAAGGTTTATTACTCGGTCAATCGAATCTCATACTGCAATCAGAAGATTTAGTCCTACAAGATTCCAGGGCAATAATAGATAATATGATCGTCGATAAACACTATGTTAAAGATGGAAGGTTAGTAACGCTGGTTGTCTCCGTTCAAAAGCGGGATGACAATAAAGAAATTGTCAAACTATCAAAATCATTTCTCATCGGGAAATAA
- a CDS encoding HIT domain-containing protein, whose amino-acid sequence MVEDTILFETDNYYVKPALGQFVEGYLLIVSKSHIPSISHLSENQFTELMNVVTHLKQFMIDVYKGSVTIFEHGIVNHSYNAGCCIDHAHLHMLPFDYDLHEIISKEFPYAKINSIIDLKQHLVDGMSYLYYHNCYGVDYTYYISKHIESQYMRRKICERLNISDEYDWAVFPFRNKIKILIKKYHAYFQSKLIDRDESTPEVSD is encoded by the coding sequence ATGGTAGAAGATACTATTTTATTTGAAACAGATAATTATTACGTCAAGCCCGCATTAGGTCAATTTGTGGAAGGATATTTACTAATTGTTTCAAAAAGTCATATTCCAAGTATTTCTCACTTAAGTGAAAATCAGTTTACTGAACTTATGAATGTAGTTACCCATTTAAAACAATTCATGATTGATGTTTACAAAGGATCCGTTACAATATTTGAACATGGTATTGTGAATCATTCTTACAATGCCGGTTGTTGTATTGATCATGCGCACTTGCACATGTTACCATTTGATTATGATTTACATGAAATAATATCTAAAGAATTTCCATATGCCAAAATCAATTCGATAATTGATCTAAAACAACATTTAGTAGATGGCATGTCGTATTTATACTACCATAATTGTTATGGTGTTGATTATACATATTATATTAGCAAACACATAGAATCACAATATATGAGACGAAAAATATGTGAACGCTTAAATATTTCTGATGAATATGATTGGGCTGTATTTCCGTTTAGAAATAAAATTAAAATATTGATAAAAAAATATCATGCATATTTTCAGTCTAAGTTGATTGATAGAGATGAATCCACTCCAGAAGTGTCCGACTAA
- a CDS encoding site-specific integrase, which yields MASIIKHPRSGIYYAIIRENKKQIWRSLRTRNALDAHKAINNLISLRNPRNKTLLSHQILDYTAFIKATRGIKTVKIYEHALGRFMQFTEDIQIYDITRKHLDAFIVESTKSMKNISINVQIRAIKAFFNCIKAWQVIQTNPMDGVKQLRIQEKIPAFFTLEELHLFLDSIKEDEWLHNIVLFAAFTGARLGEIINLRWKDIDLINKSIHIQSSINYQVKAGKMRTIPMNDELFALLSNMTSKQEYVFKGRRNSGRAFLDYVSRQFKKAVRANGLSNSLHFHSLRHTFASILAQKGVSLFFIQKLLGHSNISMTQIYSHLETSNLFSSVNLLKLR from the coding sequence ATGGCATCAATCATCAAACACCCCCGGTCAGGAATTTACTATGCGATCATTCGAGAAAACAAGAAACAAATTTGGAGATCACTTCGGACTCGAAATGCGCTAGATGCGCACAAAGCAATAAATAATCTCATTTCTCTTCGCAACCCCCGCAACAAAACTCTTTTGTCGCATCAAATTCTCGATTATACGGCGTTCATTAAAGCAACCAGAGGAATCAAGACCGTTAAGATATATGAACACGCCCTGGGGCGATTTATGCAGTTTACTGAAGATATTCAGATCTACGATATAACCCGAAAACATTTGGATGCATTTATTGTTGAGAGCACCAAATCTATGAAGAATATCTCCATCAATGTTCAGATAAGAGCGATCAAAGCATTTTTTAATTGCATCAAAGCGTGGCAAGTGATTCAAACAAATCCTATGGATGGAGTAAAACAATTAAGAATTCAGGAGAAAATTCCGGCATTCTTTACCCTTGAAGAACTGCATTTGTTTTTGGATTCTATCAAAGAAGATGAATGGTTACATAATATTGTCCTCTTTGCAGCATTTACCGGGGCACGTTTGGGCGAGATCATCAACTTACGATGGAAGGATATTGATTTGATAAATAAAAGCATCCATATCCAAAGTTCAATAAATTATCAGGTGAAAGCTGGAAAAATGAGAACCATTCCAATGAATGATGAATTATTTGCACTATTATCTAATATGACTTCGAAACAAGAATATGTGTTCAAGGGGAGAAGAAATAGCGGCAGAGCATTTCTTGATTATGTTAGTAGACAATTTAAAAAAGCCGTGAGAGCCAACGGGTTGAGCAATTCACTGCATTTCCATTCACTTCGGCATACATTTGCCAGTATCCTGGCTCAAAAAGGAGTGAGTTTATTTTTTATACAAAAATTATTGGGACATTCGAATATTTCCATGACCCAAATATATTCACATCTTGAAACAAGTAATCTTTTTTCTAGCGTCAATTTGTTGAAGCTAAGATAA